The Vibrio mangrovi genome includes a region encoding these proteins:
- a CDS encoding EutN/CcmL family microcompartment protein, with product MDLAKVVGSVVSTQKSDSLTGRKLLLVQAVDTDGTSPKIPGSVPEVAIDCVGAGDGEFVLVTRGSSARACLNNAVSAADLCVIAIVDSLSVHQ from the coding sequence ATGGATTTAGCAAAAGTTGTCGGCTCTGTCGTCTCAACCCAAAAATCAGACTCTCTGACCGGACGGAAACTACTCCTTGTTCAGGCAGTCGACACCGATGGGACAAGCCCGAAAATCCCCGGTTCCGTACCGGAAGTGGCGATCGACTGTGTCGGCGCCGGAGATGGAGAGTTTGTGCTGGTGACCCGCGGTTCGTCAGCCCGGGCATGTCTGAATAATGCCGTATCAGCCGCAGATCTGTGTGTCATTGCAATTGTCGACTCACTTTCGGTCCACCAGTAA
- a CDS encoding phosphate propanoyltransferase, which produces MDIGEVKQTVRDVLTEMRLRPIPLGISNRHLHLSQQDYDLLFPNQPMAVRNTLKQPGQYAAAQTVTLAGPKGQLERVRILGPVRSTTQVEISKTDARTLGIQAPIRLSGDLAGTPGIRLITPDAELQLNQGVIVALRHIHMSPLDALIYGVRHGDSVAVAIEGTHRNSVFEEVSVRVSPDMVLEMHLDTDEANAADADNPKAYARILGR; this is translated from the coding sequence GTGGATATAGGTGAAGTAAAACAGACTGTTCGCGATGTACTGACTGAAATGCGCCTTCGCCCGATTCCGCTGGGAATTTCGAACCGACATCTGCATCTCAGTCAGCAGGATTATGATCTGCTGTTTCCCAATCAGCCCATGGCCGTTCGGAACACGCTAAAGCAGCCCGGACAATATGCCGCAGCACAAACCGTCACGCTGGCAGGCCCGAAAGGCCAACTGGAAAGAGTCCGGATTCTGGGGCCGGTGCGTAGCACCACTCAGGTAGAAATATCAAAAACCGATGCCCGTACGCTGGGCATTCAGGCACCGATCCGCCTTTCCGGAGATCTGGCCGGTACTCCGGGCATCCGGTTAATCACTCCCGATGCAGAACTGCAATTAAATCAGGGCGTGATTGTTGCTCTACGGCATATCCATATGTCGCCCCTCGATGCTCTGATTTATGGCGTCAGGCATGGTGACAGTGTTGCTGTAGCGATCGAAGGAACACACCGCAACAGCGTATTTGAAGAAGTCTCAGTGCGGGTGTCTCCGGATATGGTTCTGGAAATGCATCTGGATACCGACGAGGCCAACGCTGCCGATGCGGATAACCCCAAAGCCTATGCCCGGATTCTGGGGAGATAA
- the pduM gene encoding PduM family microcompartment protein — MPELSEQVIAGIVERVVEIILKREHAVYTTTFANLAADIAPEILTRYGNIVVEAVDANGILTLARCLTEQIEIRNLLHIVSFGARITLVIHPSLCAILPVKALCALPFHWQTSDGRPVYLCSQSVISYSNVCELSHAILVTRPKAIVTVMAQEIMNKNQLIWSRSEDTLWI, encoded by the coding sequence ATGCCAGAGCTGAGTGAACAAGTGATTGCCGGAATTGTTGAACGTGTCGTTGAGATCATTCTCAAACGTGAACACGCCGTCTATACCACAACCTTCGCCAATCTGGCAGCAGACATCGCTCCAGAGATTCTGACCCGCTACGGGAACATCGTTGTCGAAGCTGTCGATGCGAATGGGATTCTTACGCTCGCTCGCTGCCTGACTGAACAAATCGAGATTAGGAATCTGTTACACATCGTCAGCTTCGGCGCCCGTATCACACTGGTCATTCATCCGTCACTCTGCGCCATACTCCCGGTGAAAGCATTATGTGCACTTCCATTCCACTGGCAAACCAGCGACGGTCGTCCGGTTTACCTGTGTAGCCAGAGCGTTATTTCGTATTCAAACGTTTGTGAATTATCCCACGCCATTCTGGTGACCCGGCCGAAAGCAATCGTGACCGTGATGGCTCAGGAAATCATGAATAAAAATCAACTGATTTGGTCCCGTTCGGAGGACACATTATGGATTTAG
- a CDS encoding glycerol dehydratase reactivase beta/small subunit family protein — translation MNMLQETPAIYVVLHQISEDALQQLFWGMEEEGIPFRISTSAENDLRSEAHQAASLSPLAVGIACNPGEIVLHTRNLSPDTPLFHLILKDQEQDRQLRHLGCNAARLVKGLPFKPL, via the coding sequence ATGAACATGCTTCAGGAAACCCCGGCGATTTATGTTGTACTTCACCAGATCAGTGAAGATGCCCTGCAACAGCTGTTCTGGGGCATGGAAGAAGAAGGAATTCCGTTCCGGATATCAACATCAGCAGAAAATGATCTGCGTAGTGAAGCTCATCAGGCAGCCTCACTTTCTCCGCTGGCTGTCGGGATTGCCTGCAACCCCGGAGAAATCGTCCTGCATACCCGTAACCTGTCGCCGGATACCCCGCTGTTTCATCTTATCCTGAAAGATCAGGAACAGGATCGACAGCTACGCCATTTAGGCTGCAATGCCGCCCGTCTGGTCAAGGGACTACCGTTTAAGCCTTTGTAA
- a CDS encoding BMC domain-containing protein, whose translation MRKSLGLLEIKGLASAIVVADAMAKTAAVELLGIETAKGGGWMTIKVLGDVAAVQASLSTGQALAERTHSLVAQVTLARPDQQVLDRFAIAGVPEATISEATVSETTASEAAVSKAGVSMAVTDKTVASEPAVSEPPVSEKTEPPAKAEKTEPTCNLCHDPLCPRIKGEAHSKCLYHKKVK comes from the coding sequence ATGAGAAAGTCATTAGGATTATTAGAAATTAAAGGGTTAGCCAGTGCGATAGTGGTCGCAGATGCAATGGCAAAAACAGCCGCAGTAGAACTGTTAGGCATTGAAACCGCCAAAGGCGGTGGCTGGATGACGATTAAAGTCTTGGGTGATGTTGCGGCAGTTCAGGCTTCTCTTTCAACAGGACAGGCATTGGCTGAACGAACCCATAGCCTGGTCGCCCAGGTGACTCTGGCACGACCTGACCAACAGGTTCTGGACAGATTTGCCATTGCTGGTGTTCCTGAAGCCACGATTTCTGAAGCCACTGTCTCTGAAACCACAGCATCTGAAGCGGCCGTTTCTAAAGCCGGAGTATCTATGGCTGTTACTGACAAAACAGTGGCTTCCGAACCGGCTGTCTCTGAACCTCCTGTTTCCGAAAAGACCGAGCCACCGGCAAAAGCTGAAAAAACCGAGCCGACCTGCAATTTATGCCACGACCCGCTTTGTCCGCGAATCAAAGGTGAAGCTCACAGTAAATGTCTCTATCACAAGAAGGTGAAGTAA